Proteins from a single region of Drosophila biarmipes strain raj3 chromosome 3R, RU_DBia_V1.1, whole genome shotgun sequence:
- the LOC108023876 gene encoding coatomer subunit gamma isoform X3 → MGSFRRDKDEEEDGPSNVYQNLEKTSVLQETRTFNETPVNARKCIHILTKILYLINQGEQLVAREATDCFFAMTKLFQSKDVVLRRMVYLGIKELSSIAEDVIIVTSSLTKDMTGKEDLYRAAAIRALCSITDNTMLQAVERYMKQCIVDKNAAVSCAALVSSLRLASTAGDVVKRWANEAQEALNSDNIMVQYHALGLLYHIRKSDRLAVSKLVNKLTRGSLKSPYAVCMLIRIACKLIEEEDIPSEELSDSPLFTFIESCLRHKSEMVIYEAAHAIVNLKNTNPRMLSPAFSILQLFCSSPKATLRFAAVRTLNKVAMTHPAAVTTCNLDLEGLITDSNRSVATLAITTLLKTGAESSVERLMKQISTFVAEISDEFKVVVVQAICALCTKYPRKHTVLMNFLSGMLREEGGLEYKTSIVDTIITIIEENADAKESGLSHLCEFIEDCEHVSLAVRILHLLGKEGPFAATPSKYIRFIYNRVILESPIVRAAAVTAMAQFGASCPALLSNILVLLGRCQMDPDDEVRDRATYYLSILNSEKPELYKNYIIERENCSLALLEKSLVDHLNGDLETRFDISIVPKAAIVKPVIANDVMLVTSTAPRPPKITREEESAARLAQLPGIQVLGPIHRSTAPIQLTESETEYTVQCIKHIFGQHVVFQFDCLNTLSDQFLENVRVELTLPEGFTTRAVIPCPKLPYNDLQTTFVIVEFPSDAASSIATFGATLRFVVKDCDPNTGEPDSDEGYDDEYMLEDLEITVADQIQKTKKNNFQVTWDAADSEEWLQAEDTFVLSAVTTLQDAVNTIVKILGLGAANLSEKVPEGTHLHTLLCSGTFRGGAEVLVRAKLALSEGVTLNLTVRSTDQDVAELITAAIG, encoded by the exons ATGGGTTCGTTCCGCCGCGACAaagacgaggaggaggacg GACCGAGCAATGTGTACCAGAACCTGGAGAAGACGTCGGTGCTGCAGGAGACGCGCACCTTCAACGAGACGCCGGTCAACGCGCGGAAGTGCATCCACATCCTGACCAAGATCCTGTACCTGATCAATCAGGGCGAGCAGCTCGTGGCGCGCGAGGCCACCGACTGCTTCTTCGCAATGACCAAGCTCTTCCAGTCCAAGGACGTGGTGCTGCGCCGCATGGTCTACTTGGGCATCAAGGAGCTGAGCTCCATTGCCGAGGACGTGATCATCGTGACTAGCTCGCTGACGAAGGACATGACCGGCAAGGAGGATCTCTACAGGGCCGCCGCCATCCGAGCCCTGTGCAGCATCACCGACAACACCATGTTGCAGGCCGTGGAGCGCTACATGAAGCAGTGCATCGTGGACAAGAACGCGGCGGTCTCCTGCGCCGCCTTGGTCAGCTCCCTGCGACTGGCCAGCACCGCCGGCGACGTGGTCAAGCGGTGGGCCAACGAGGCCCAGGAGGCCTTGAACAGCGACAACATCATGGTGCAGTACCACGCCCTGGGCCTGCTCTACCACATCCGCAAGTCGGATCGGCTGGCGGTGTCCAAGTTGGTCAACAAGCTGACCAGGGGTTCTCTGAAGAGTCCCTACGCCGTGTGCATGCTG ATACGCATTGCCTGCAAGCTGATCGAGGAGGAGGACATTCCCTCCGAGGAGCTGTCCGACTCGCCCTTGTTCACGTTCATCGAGTCCTGTCTGCGCCACAAGAGCGAGATGGTCATCTACGAGGCGGCTCACGCCATCGTCAACCTGAAGAACACCAATCCGCGAATGCTGTCGCCGGCGTTCTCGATCCTCCAGCTATTCTGCAGCTCGCCGAAAGCCACGTTGCGGTTTGCTGCTGTCCGCACGCTCAACAAGGTGGCCATGACTCACCCGGCGGCGGTGACCACCTGCAACCTGGACCTGGAGGGGCTCATCACGGATTCCAATCGATCGGTGGCCACCCTGGCCATTACCACACTGCTGAAGACCGGCGCCGAGTCATCGGTTGAGCGTCTGATGAAGCAGATCTCCACGTTTGTGGCCGAGATCTCCGACGAGTTCAAGGTGGTGGTGGTCCAGGCCATTTGCGCCCTGTGCACCAAGTACCCGCGCAAGCACACGGTGCTGATGAACTTCCTCAGCGGTATGCTACGCGAAGAGGGCGGTCTGGAGTACAAGACCTCCATTGTGGACACCATCATCACCATTATCGAGGAGAATGCGGATGCCAAGGAGTCTGGTTTGTCGCATCTGTGCGAGTTCATCGAGGACTGCGAGCACGTATCGCTTGCCGTGAGGATTCTCCACCTGCTGGGCAAGGAAGGACCCTTTGCGGCCACGCCCTCCAAGTACATTCGCTTCATATACAACCGCGTCATCCTGGAGAGTCCCATTGTGCGTGCAGCCGCGGTCACGGCAATGGCCCAGTTTGGCGCATCTTGTCCGGCTCTACTGAGCAATATTCTCGTTCTGCTGGGTCGTTGCCAGATGGATCCGGACGACGAGGTGCGGGACAGGGCAACCTACTACCTGAGCATCCTTAACTCAGAGAAGCCAGAGCTCTACAAGAACTACATCATCGAGCGGGAGAATTGCTCACTGGCTCTGCTGGAAAAATCGCTGGTCGACCATCTGAATGGCGACCTGGAGACACGCTTCGACATTTCCATTGTGCCCAAGGCGGCCATCGTGAAGCCGGTGATTGCCAACGATGTAATGCTGGTGACCAGCACTGCACCGCGCCCGCCGAAGATCACGCGCGAGGAAGAGAGCGCCGCCCGTTTGGCCCAGCTGCCGGGCATCCAGGTGCTGGGCCCCATCCATCGCAGCACCGCTCCCATCCAGCTGACCGAGAGCGAAACGGAGTACACGGTGCAGTGCATAAAGCACATCTTCGGCCAGCACGTGGTCTTCCAGTTCGACTGCTTGAACACCCTGTCCGATCAGTTCCTGGAGAATGTGCGCGTGGAGCTGACTCTGCCGGAGGGATTCACGACCAGAGCCGTCATTCCGTGTCCCAAGTTGCCCTACAACGATCTGCAGACCACATTCGTCATCGTGGAGTTCCCGTCCGATGCAGCCAGTTCCATAG CAACCTTTGGCGCCACTTTGCGTTTTGTGGTCAAGGACTGCGATCCCAACACCGGCGAGCCGGACTCGGACGAGGGCTATGACGACGAGTACATGCTGGAAGACCTAGAGATCACTGTGGCCGACCAGATACAGAAGACCAAGAAGAACAATTTCCAAGTGACCTGGGATGCGGCCGACAGCGAAG AATGGCTGCAAGCCGAGGACACCTTTGTGCTGTCCGCAGTCACCACCTTGCAGGATGCGGTCAACACCATAGTGAAGATACTGGGATTGGGCGCTGCAAATCTCTCTGAAAAGGTGCCCGAGGGTACTCACCTGCATACGTTGCTCTGCTCAG GAACCTTCAGGGGCGGCGCCGAGGTGCTGGTGCGGGCCAAGCTGGCACTTTCGGAGGGCGTCACGCTGAACCTGACCGTGCGCAGCACAGACCAGGACGTGGCGGAGCTCATAACGGCGGCCATCGGATAA
- the LOC108023876 gene encoding coatomer subunit gamma isoform X2 gives MGSFRRDKDEEEDAGPSNVYQNLEKTSVLQETRTFNETPVNARKCIHILTKILYLINQGEQLVAREATDCFFAMTKLFQSKDVVLRRMVYLGIKELSSIAEDVIIVTSSLTKDMTGKEDLYRAAAIRALCSITDNTMLQAVERYMKQCIVDKNAAVSCAALVSSLRLASTAGDVVKRWANEAQEALNSDNIMVQYHALGLLYHIRKSDRLAVSKLVNKLTRGSLKSPYAVCMLIRIACKLIEEEDIPSEELSDSPLFTFIESCLRHKSEMVIYEAAHAIVNLKNTNPRMLSPAFSILQLFCSSPKATLRFAAVRTLNKVAMTHPAAVTTCNLDLEGLITDSNRSVATLAITTLLKTGAESSVERLMKQISTFVAEISDEFKVVVVQAICALCTKYPRKHTVLMNFLSGMLREEGGLEYKTSIVDTIITIIEENADAKESGLSHLCEFIEDCEHVSLAVRILHLLGKEGPFAATPSKYIRFIYNRVILESPIVRAAAVTAMAQFGASCPALLSNILVLLGRCQMDPDDEVRDRATYYLSILNSEKPELYKNYIIERENCSLALLEKSLVDHLNGDLETRFDISIVPKAAIVKPVIANDVMLVTSTAPRPPKITREEESAARLAQLPGIQVLGPIHRSTAPIQLTESETEYTVQCIKHIFGQHVVFQFDCLNTLSDQFLENVRVELTLPEGFTTRAVIPCPKLPYNDLQTTFVIVEFPSDAASSIATFGATLRFVVKDCDPNTGEPDSDEGYDDEYMLEDLEITVADQIQKTKKNNFQVTWDAADSEEWLQAEDTFVLSAVTTLQDAVNTIVKILGLGAANLSEKVPEGTHLHTLLCSGTFRGGAEVLVRAKLALSEGVTLNLTVRSTDQDVAELITAAIG, from the exons ATGGGTTCGTTCCGCCGCGACAaagacgaggaggaggacg CAGGACCGAGCAATGTGTACCAGAACCTGGAGAAGACGTCGGTGCTGCAGGAGACGCGCACCTTCAACGAGACGCCGGTCAACGCGCGGAAGTGCATCCACATCCTGACCAAGATCCTGTACCTGATCAATCAGGGCGAGCAGCTCGTGGCGCGCGAGGCCACCGACTGCTTCTTCGCAATGACCAAGCTCTTCCAGTCCAAGGACGTGGTGCTGCGCCGCATGGTCTACTTGGGCATCAAGGAGCTGAGCTCCATTGCCGAGGACGTGATCATCGTGACTAGCTCGCTGACGAAGGACATGACCGGCAAGGAGGATCTCTACAGGGCCGCCGCCATCCGAGCCCTGTGCAGCATCACCGACAACACCATGTTGCAGGCCGTGGAGCGCTACATGAAGCAGTGCATCGTGGACAAGAACGCGGCGGTCTCCTGCGCCGCCTTGGTCAGCTCCCTGCGACTGGCCAGCACCGCCGGCGACGTGGTCAAGCGGTGGGCCAACGAGGCCCAGGAGGCCTTGAACAGCGACAACATCATGGTGCAGTACCACGCCCTGGGCCTGCTCTACCACATCCGCAAGTCGGATCGGCTGGCGGTGTCCAAGTTGGTCAACAAGCTGACCAGGGGTTCTCTGAAGAGTCCCTACGCCGTGTGCATGCTG ATACGCATTGCCTGCAAGCTGATCGAGGAGGAGGACATTCCCTCCGAGGAGCTGTCCGACTCGCCCTTGTTCACGTTCATCGAGTCCTGTCTGCGCCACAAGAGCGAGATGGTCATCTACGAGGCGGCTCACGCCATCGTCAACCTGAAGAACACCAATCCGCGAATGCTGTCGCCGGCGTTCTCGATCCTCCAGCTATTCTGCAGCTCGCCGAAAGCCACGTTGCGGTTTGCTGCTGTCCGCACGCTCAACAAGGTGGCCATGACTCACCCGGCGGCGGTGACCACCTGCAACCTGGACCTGGAGGGGCTCATCACGGATTCCAATCGATCGGTGGCCACCCTGGCCATTACCACACTGCTGAAGACCGGCGCCGAGTCATCGGTTGAGCGTCTGATGAAGCAGATCTCCACGTTTGTGGCCGAGATCTCCGACGAGTTCAAGGTGGTGGTGGTCCAGGCCATTTGCGCCCTGTGCACCAAGTACCCGCGCAAGCACACGGTGCTGATGAACTTCCTCAGCGGTATGCTACGCGAAGAGGGCGGTCTGGAGTACAAGACCTCCATTGTGGACACCATCATCACCATTATCGAGGAGAATGCGGATGCCAAGGAGTCTGGTTTGTCGCATCTGTGCGAGTTCATCGAGGACTGCGAGCACGTATCGCTTGCCGTGAGGATTCTCCACCTGCTGGGCAAGGAAGGACCCTTTGCGGCCACGCCCTCCAAGTACATTCGCTTCATATACAACCGCGTCATCCTGGAGAGTCCCATTGTGCGTGCAGCCGCGGTCACGGCAATGGCCCAGTTTGGCGCATCTTGTCCGGCTCTACTGAGCAATATTCTCGTTCTGCTGGGTCGTTGCCAGATGGATCCGGACGACGAGGTGCGGGACAGGGCAACCTACTACCTGAGCATCCTTAACTCAGAGAAGCCAGAGCTCTACAAGAACTACATCATCGAGCGGGAGAATTGCTCACTGGCTCTGCTGGAAAAATCGCTGGTCGACCATCTGAATGGCGACCTGGAGACACGCTTCGACATTTCCATTGTGCCCAAGGCGGCCATCGTGAAGCCGGTGATTGCCAACGATGTAATGCTGGTGACCAGCACTGCACCGCGCCCGCCGAAGATCACGCGCGAGGAAGAGAGCGCCGCCCGTTTGGCCCAGCTGCCGGGCATCCAGGTGCTGGGCCCCATCCATCGCAGCACCGCTCCCATCCAGCTGACCGAGAGCGAAACGGAGTACACGGTGCAGTGCATAAAGCACATCTTCGGCCAGCACGTGGTCTTCCAGTTCGACTGCTTGAACACCCTGTCCGATCAGTTCCTGGAGAATGTGCGCGTGGAGCTGACTCTGCCGGAGGGATTCACGACCAGAGCCGTCATTCCGTGTCCCAAGTTGCCCTACAACGATCTGCAGACCACATTCGTCATCGTGGAGTTCCCGTCCGATGCAGCCAGTTCCATAG CAACCTTTGGCGCCACTTTGCGTTTTGTGGTCAAGGACTGCGATCCCAACACCGGCGAGCCGGACTCGGACGAGGGCTATGACGACGAGTACATGCTGGAAGACCTAGAGATCACTGTGGCCGACCAGATACAGAAGACCAAGAAGAACAATTTCCAAGTGACCTGGGATGCGGCCGACAGCGAAG AATGGCTGCAAGCCGAGGACACCTTTGTGCTGTCCGCAGTCACCACCTTGCAGGATGCGGTCAACACCATAGTGAAGATACTGGGATTGGGCGCTGCAAATCTCTCTGAAAAGGTGCCCGAGGGTACTCACCTGCATACGTTGCTCTGCTCAG GAACCTTCAGGGGCGGCGCCGAGGTGCTGGTGCGGGCCAAGCTGGCACTTTCGGAGGGCGTCACGCTGAACCTGACCGTGCGCAGCACAGACCAGGACGTGGCGGAGCTCATAACGGCGGCCATCGGATAA
- the LOC108023891 gene encoding uncharacterized protein LOC108023891: MFLRRCTFLLLICLIASDAASAARKTKRPVKPVKQTNPRTNVTPSPPAVASSGSSTPASTSSTSTTEGSGDQEAATVGSAAGSAALAASGELPKPLATPIEAQPEAKTDKAPAGVQEEECDPDMIGFEIITGYVLSAPSKMLDTLPGTLMLTDCLEACQNNESCSAVNYETGLCVLFKTTADKLPGSLSRSQFPVFTIYAQKSCLGVRPCSKAWCIDRVQGYRLPEHVKSSQTVLSRRDCLELCLGETEFTCRSANYYRHSGLCELSDMDRITLSAGGSVEPYDGADYLENNCAEEPSKLCEFKRISGKILKTVDSVYQDINTIDECRDLCLNSPYRCHSYDYNDTGDMVCRLSHHSRATLTDVMDPYLDVPEAATYELSACYNVSIECRSGEMITKIRTSKLFDGKVYAKGAPKSCAVNVNNSLEFDFRMGYNDLECNVRQSAYGRYMNDIVIQHHDMIVTSSDLGLAVSCQYDLTNKTVLNDVDLGVTGEIESSLSEEITIDSPNVIMKITSRDGSDMKRIAEVGDPLALRFEIVEPNSPYEIFVRELVAMDGSDSAEITLIDANGCPTDQYIMGTIQKLAHNRKVLLSQFDAFKFPSSEVVQFRALVTPCIPRCEPVICDSEDGASGELKSLVSYGRKKRSVLNGTDGAEFSISTRHRRDVGPVDDNILLMQSIQITDKFGFQPEDGTTTHGNDSGPHEKAYAGVAQDKLTCLNGYGLIMAGALFLLAQLSIFGIWKTVQRRTSKERYLYQHEPTPTITYGAPTMLYGPPPNSSAGSSASGASYGGSAKDTLSKLYDSGINGRYGQQF; encoded by the exons ATGTTTCTACGCCGCTGCACCTTTCTGCTGCTGATCTGCCTAATTGCGAGTGACGCCGCCAGCGCCGCACGCAAAACAAAACGTCCTGTCAAGCCGGTCAAGCAGACCAATCCGCGCACCAATGTGACGCCTTCGCCGCCGGCAGTCGCCTCTTCTGGCAGCTCCACACCcgccagcaccagcagcaccagcaccacgGAAGGAAGCGGCGACCAGGAGGCAGCCACGGTGGGATCAGCAGCTGGATCTGCAGCTCTGGCTGCCAGCGGAGAACTGCCCAAGCCCCTGGCCACGCCCATCGAGGCTCAGCCGGAGGCGAAGACGGACAAGGCACCAGCCGGAGTGCAGGAGGAGGAGTGCGATCCAGATATGATTGGCTTCGAGATCATAACCGG CTACGTGCTCTCGGCCCCCTCGAAAATGCTGGACACTCTGCCCGGGACTCTGATGCTCACCGACTGCCTGGAGGCCTGCCAAAATAACGAGTCCTGCAGCGCTGTCAACTACGAAACCGGATTGTGTGTGCTGTTCAAGACAACCGCCGATAAATTGCCAG GTTCACTTTCGCGCTCGCAGTTTCCGGTTTTCACCATCTACGCACAGAAATCGTGTTTGGGCGTGCGTCCTTGCTCGAAGGCCTGGTGCATCGATCGCGTTCAAGGTTACCGCCTGCCGGAGCACGTCAAGTCTAGTCAGACGGTTCTGTCGCGACGCGACTGCTTGGAACTCTGCCTGGGAGAGACCGAGTTCACATGCCG ATCGGCTAACTACTACCGCCACTCGGGTCTTTGTGAGCTGTCCGACATGGACCGCATCACCCTCTCCGCCGGAggaagtgtggagccctacgATGGAGCCGACTATCTGGAGAACAACTGCGCCGAGGAGCCCAGCAAGCTGTGCGAGTTCAAACGGATTTCGGGCAAGATCCTGAAGACGGTGGATTCGGTATACCAGGACATCAACACCATCGATGAGTGCCGCGATCTCTGCCTGAACTCTCCTTACAG ATGCCACTCTTATGACTACAACGATACTGGAGACATGGTCTGCCGTCTGTCGCATCACAGCCGCGCCACCTTGACCGACGTGATGGATCCCTACTTGGATGTTCCAGAGGCAGCCACCTATGAACTCTCAGCCTGCTACAACGTGTCCATCGAGTGCCGCTCCGGGGAGATGATCACCAAGATTAGGACGTCCAAGCTTTTCGACGGCAAGGTTTATGCCAAGGGAGCTCCCAAATCCTGCGCTGTGAATGTGAACAACTCATTGGAGTTCGACTTCCGCATGGGTTACAACGATCTGGAGTGCAATGTGCGCCAGAGTGCTTATGGCAGGTACATGAACGACATTGTGATCCAGCACCACGACATGATTGTCACCTCATCCGATCTTGGTCTGGCTGTTTCCTGCCAATATGACTTGACCAACAAGACGGTGCTTAACGATGTGGACCTGGGAGTAACTGGAGAGATCGAGTCCTCGCTGAGCGAAGAGATCACAATTGACTCTCCCAATGTCATCATGAAGATCACCTCGCGGGATGGCAGCGACATGAAGAGGATTGCCGAGGTCGGGGATCCGCTGGCCCTGCGTTTCGAGATCGTGGAGCCCAACAGCCCGTACGAGATCTTCGTGAGGGAACTGGTGGCCATGGACGGCTCCGACAGCGCCGAGATAACGCTGATCGATGCTAATGGCTGCCCCACCGACCAATACATCATGGGCACCATCCAGAAGCTGGCGCACAATCGCAAGGTGCTGCTCTCGCAGTTCGACGCCTTCAAGTTTCCTTCCAGCGAAGTGGTCCAGTTTCGTGCCTTGGTAACGCCCTGCATTCCGCGCTGTGAGCCCGTGATTTGCGACAGCGAGGATGGCGCCAGCGGAGAGCTCAAGTCTCTGGTTTCCTATGGACGCAAGAAGCGCTCTGTGCTGAATGGAACCGATGGTG CCGAGTTCTCGATCAGCACACGCCACCGACGTGATGTGGGCCCTGTGGATGATAACATACTGCTCATGCAGTCCATACAAATCACAGACAAGTTCGGCTTCCAGCCAGAGGATGGCACCACTACCCATGGAAATGACAGCGGTCCCCACGAGAAGGCCTATGCGGGCGTGGCCCAGGACAAGCTCACTTGCCTTAATGGCTATG GACTGATCATGGCCGGAGCCCTCTTCCTGCTGGCCCAGCTGAGCATCTTCGGGATCTGGAAGACCGTGCAGCGCCGCACCAGCAAGGAGCGCTACCTGTACCAGCACGAGCCCACGCCCACCATCACCTACGGAGCGCCCACCATGCTGTACGGACCCCCTCCGAACTCCTCCGCCGGATCGTCGGCCTCGGGAGCGTCCTACGGGGGCAGCGCCAAGGACACACTGAGCAAACTCTACGACAGCGGCATCAACGGGCGCTACGGACAGCAGTTCTAG
- the LOC108023876 gene encoding coatomer subunit gamma isoform X1: MNYFSLATHKKQRGNPPAGPSNVYQNLEKTSVLQETRTFNETPVNARKCIHILTKILYLINQGEQLVAREATDCFFAMTKLFQSKDVVLRRMVYLGIKELSSIAEDVIIVTSSLTKDMTGKEDLYRAAAIRALCSITDNTMLQAVERYMKQCIVDKNAAVSCAALVSSLRLASTAGDVVKRWANEAQEALNSDNIMVQYHALGLLYHIRKSDRLAVSKLVNKLTRGSLKSPYAVCMLIRIACKLIEEEDIPSEELSDSPLFTFIESCLRHKSEMVIYEAAHAIVNLKNTNPRMLSPAFSILQLFCSSPKATLRFAAVRTLNKVAMTHPAAVTTCNLDLEGLITDSNRSVATLAITTLLKTGAESSVERLMKQISTFVAEISDEFKVVVVQAICALCTKYPRKHTVLMNFLSGMLREEGGLEYKTSIVDTIITIIEENADAKESGLSHLCEFIEDCEHVSLAVRILHLLGKEGPFAATPSKYIRFIYNRVILESPIVRAAAVTAMAQFGASCPALLSNILVLLGRCQMDPDDEVRDRATYYLSILNSEKPELYKNYIIERENCSLALLEKSLVDHLNGDLETRFDISIVPKAAIVKPVIANDVMLVTSTAPRPPKITREEESAARLAQLPGIQVLGPIHRSTAPIQLTESETEYTVQCIKHIFGQHVVFQFDCLNTLSDQFLENVRVELTLPEGFTTRAVIPCPKLPYNDLQTTFVIVEFPSDAASSIATFGATLRFVVKDCDPNTGEPDSDEGYDDEYMLEDLEITVADQIQKTKKNNFQVTWDAADSEEWLQAEDTFVLSAVTTLQDAVNTIVKILGLGAANLSEKVPEGTHLHTLLCSGTFRGGAEVLVRAKLALSEGVTLNLTVRSTDQDVAELITAAIG; encoded by the exons ATGAACTATTTTTCCCTTGCCACGCACAAAAAACAACGCGGCAATCCACCAGCAGGACCGAGCAATGTGTACCAGAACCTGGAGAAGACGTCGGTGCTGCAGGAGACGCGCACCTTCAACGAGACGCCGGTCAACGCGCGGAAGTGCATCCACATCCTGACCAAGATCCTGTACCTGATCAATCAGGGCGAGCAGCTCGTGGCGCGCGAGGCCACCGACTGCTTCTTCGCAATGACCAAGCTCTTCCAGTCCAAGGACGTGGTGCTGCGCCGCATGGTCTACTTGGGCATCAAGGAGCTGAGCTCCATTGCCGAGGACGTGATCATCGTGACTAGCTCGCTGACGAAGGACATGACCGGCAAGGAGGATCTCTACAGGGCCGCCGCCATCCGAGCCCTGTGCAGCATCACCGACAACACCATGTTGCAGGCCGTGGAGCGCTACATGAAGCAGTGCATCGTGGACAAGAACGCGGCGGTCTCCTGCGCCGCCTTGGTCAGCTCCCTGCGACTGGCCAGCACCGCCGGCGACGTGGTCAAGCGGTGGGCCAACGAGGCCCAGGAGGCCTTGAACAGCGACAACATCATGGTGCAGTACCACGCCCTGGGCCTGCTCTACCACATCCGCAAGTCGGATCGGCTGGCGGTGTCCAAGTTGGTCAACAAGCTGACCAGGGGTTCTCTGAAGAGTCCCTACGCCGTGTGCATGCTG ATACGCATTGCCTGCAAGCTGATCGAGGAGGAGGACATTCCCTCCGAGGAGCTGTCCGACTCGCCCTTGTTCACGTTCATCGAGTCCTGTCTGCGCCACAAGAGCGAGATGGTCATCTACGAGGCGGCTCACGCCATCGTCAACCTGAAGAACACCAATCCGCGAATGCTGTCGCCGGCGTTCTCGATCCTCCAGCTATTCTGCAGCTCGCCGAAAGCCACGTTGCGGTTTGCTGCTGTCCGCACGCTCAACAAGGTGGCCATGACTCACCCGGCGGCGGTGACCACCTGCAACCTGGACCTGGAGGGGCTCATCACGGATTCCAATCGATCGGTGGCCACCCTGGCCATTACCACACTGCTGAAGACCGGCGCCGAGTCATCGGTTGAGCGTCTGATGAAGCAGATCTCCACGTTTGTGGCCGAGATCTCCGACGAGTTCAAGGTGGTGGTGGTCCAGGCCATTTGCGCCCTGTGCACCAAGTACCCGCGCAAGCACACGGTGCTGATGAACTTCCTCAGCGGTATGCTACGCGAAGAGGGCGGTCTGGAGTACAAGACCTCCATTGTGGACACCATCATCACCATTATCGAGGAGAATGCGGATGCCAAGGAGTCTGGTTTGTCGCATCTGTGCGAGTTCATCGAGGACTGCGAGCACGTATCGCTTGCCGTGAGGATTCTCCACCTGCTGGGCAAGGAAGGACCCTTTGCGGCCACGCCCTCCAAGTACATTCGCTTCATATACAACCGCGTCATCCTGGAGAGTCCCATTGTGCGTGCAGCCGCGGTCACGGCAATGGCCCAGTTTGGCGCATCTTGTCCGGCTCTACTGAGCAATATTCTCGTTCTGCTGGGTCGTTGCCAGATGGATCCGGACGACGAGGTGCGGGACAGGGCAACCTACTACCTGAGCATCCTTAACTCAGAGAAGCCAGAGCTCTACAAGAACTACATCATCGAGCGGGAGAATTGCTCACTGGCTCTGCTGGAAAAATCGCTGGTCGACCATCTGAATGGCGACCTGGAGACACGCTTCGACATTTCCATTGTGCCCAAGGCGGCCATCGTGAAGCCGGTGATTGCCAACGATGTAATGCTGGTGACCAGCACTGCACCGCGCCCGCCGAAGATCACGCGCGAGGAAGAGAGCGCCGCCCGTTTGGCCCAGCTGCCGGGCATCCAGGTGCTGGGCCCCATCCATCGCAGCACCGCTCCCATCCAGCTGACCGAGAGCGAAACGGAGTACACGGTGCAGTGCATAAAGCACATCTTCGGCCAGCACGTGGTCTTCCAGTTCGACTGCTTGAACACCCTGTCCGATCAGTTCCTGGAGAATGTGCGCGTGGAGCTGACTCTGCCGGAGGGATTCACGACCAGAGCCGTCATTCCGTGTCCCAAGTTGCCCTACAACGATCTGCAGACCACATTCGTCATCGTGGAGTTCCCGTCCGATGCAGCCAGTTCCATAG CAACCTTTGGCGCCACTTTGCGTTTTGTGGTCAAGGACTGCGATCCCAACACCGGCGAGCCGGACTCGGACGAGGGCTATGACGACGAGTACATGCTGGAAGACCTAGAGATCACTGTGGCCGACCAGATACAGAAGACCAAGAAGAACAATTTCCAAGTGACCTGGGATGCGGCCGACAGCGAAG AATGGCTGCAAGCCGAGGACACCTTTGTGCTGTCCGCAGTCACCACCTTGCAGGATGCGGTCAACACCATAGTGAAGATACTGGGATTGGGCGCTGCAAATCTCTCTGAAAAGGTGCCCGAGGGTACTCACCTGCATACGTTGCTCTGCTCAG GAACCTTCAGGGGCGGCGCCGAGGTGCTGGTGCGGGCCAAGCTGGCACTTTCGGAGGGCGTCACGCTGAACCTGACCGTGCGCAGCACAGACCAGGACGTGGCGGAGCTCATAACGGCGGCCATCGGATAA